Proteins encoded by one window of Elaeis guineensis isolate ETL-2024a chromosome 12, EG11, whole genome shotgun sequence:
- the LOC105055516 gene encoding uncharacterized protein — protein sequence MGNCAPSKSNSVERRDRRPAAAVGTVTAKVIRLDGSLEEYNGAVRAGLVAAKSPGCYLCAGEAMEVGAHPPGVAEAEELQPGQLYFLLPISSSRHPLSLPDLCLLAIKASAAQRRHPEEAPAAPPPSSPPGDIQK from the coding sequence ATGGGAAACTGTGCCCCATCCAAGAGCAACAGTGTCGAACGGCGGGACCGCCGGCCGGCGGCGGCGGTGGGGACGGTGACGGCGAAGGTGATACGCTTGGACGGGAGTTTGGAGGAGTACAATGGGGCGGTGAGGGCGGGCCTGGTGGCGGCGAAGAGCCCGGGGTGCTATTTGTGCGCCGGCGAGGCCATGGAGGTCGGAGCCCACCCGCCGGGGGTGGCGGAGGCGGAGGAACTCCAGCCGGGGCAGCTCTACTTCCTTCTCCCCATCTCCTCCTCCCGCCATCCTCTTTCCCTCCCCGACCTCTGCCTCCTCGCCATCAAGGCCAGCGCCGCCCAACGCCGCCACCCTGAGGAGGCGCCGGCGGCGCCACCACCCAGCTCTCCACCCGGGGATATCCAAAAATGA